The proteins below are encoded in one region of bacterium:
- a CDS encoding glycoside hydrolase, which yields MKVIILCTCGLLFAIAAVAADLKKEVDLNGVWRFEIGDNPAYAGAAFDDSRWETIKAPGCWEDQGFPGYDGMAWYRKHFNVPRALREKKLYLDLGSIDDVDRTWVNGHLVNSSGRLYPEYETAYATHRLYYVPAEFLQFDAANVVAVQVYDDFESGGIVSGDLGLYSRRDLPELVVDLSGYWQFHTGDDPAWRLNETAQSGWDSLIVPLKWEVQGYPDYDGYAWYHRSVVIPAENRDTRLILALGKIDDVDEVWFNGERIGRTGHFPAAGEDIRKNDWWLQERYYTIPPERIHWGGPNLIAVRTYDAWIDGGIYDGVVGIMTRTTWLRWRRSAENSLIETLKRWFEPVE from the coding sequence ATGAAAGTGATCATCCTCTGCACCTGTGGCCTGCTGTTCGCCATCGCAGCCGTAGCCGCCGACCTAAAAAAAGAGGTCGATCTCAACGGCGTCTGGCGCTTCGAGATCGGCGACAATCCCGCCTATGCCGGTGCGGCCTTTGACGATTCGCGCTGGGAGACGATCAAGGCCCCGGGGTGCTGGGAGGACCAGGGTTTTCCGGGCTATGACGGCATGGCCTGGTACCGCAAACATTTCAATGTGCCGCGCGCGCTGCGCGAGAAAAAGCTCTACCTCGACCTCGGTTCTATCGATGACGTCGACCGCACCTGGGTCAATGGCCATCTGGTCAACAGCAGCGGGCGGCTTTATCCGGAGTACGAGACCGCCTATGCGACGCACCGACTCTACTACGTCCCGGCCGAATTCCTCCAGTTTGATGCAGCGAACGTCGTGGCGGTGCAGGTCTATGATGATTTCGAAAGCGGCGGCATCGTTTCGGGCGACCTGGGCCTCTACTCGCGCCGTGACCTTCCGGAACTGGTGGTGGATCTGAGCGGATACTGGCAGTTCCATACCGGCGACGATCCGGCCTGGCGGCTGAACGAGACGGCGCAGAGCGGCTGGGACAGCCTGATCGTTCCGCTCAAGTGGGAAGTTCAGGGCTATCCGGATTACGACGGTTATGCCTGGTACCACCGCTCGGTGGTCATTCCGGCGGAGAACCGCGATACGCGGTTGATCCTCGCCCTCGGCAAGATCGATGACGTCGATGAGGTCTGGTTCAACGGCGAGCGCATCGGCCGGACCGGCCATTTCCCCGCCGCGGGGGAGGATATCCGCAAAAACGACTGGTGGCTGCAGGAGCGTTACTATACGATTCCTCCGGAGCGGATCCACTGGGGCGGCCCCAATCTCATCGCCGTGCGGACCTACGATGCCTGGATCGACGGCGGTATCTATGACGGTGTTGTCGGCATCATGACGCGCACAACCTGGCTGCGCTGGCGCCGGTCTGCGGAGAATTCGCTGATCGAGACGCTTAAAAGGTGGTTTGAACCGGTTGAGTAA
- a CDS encoding cupin has translation MARLIPQPSIVPAAGARSKRIEEFIGRVNTGTAALSIARMKSASGWEEPAQQPEFDEYTLVLAGEVVAETREGILKAGPGQAIFAPAGEWVRYSTPGPDGAEYIAVCQPAFSPETVHRVSE, from the coding sequence ATGGCAAGATTGATCCCGCAGCCGTCCATCGTCCCGGCCGCCGGTGCCAGGTCCAAACGCATCGAGGAGTTCATCGGTCGCGTTAATACCGGGACGGCAGCGTTGAGCATCGCCCGGATGAAGAGCGCGAGCGGCTGGGAGGAACCGGCGCAGCAGCCGGAGTTCGACGAGTATACCCTCGTCCTCGCCGGCGAAGTGGTGGCCGAAACCCGGGAGGGTATTCTCAAAGCTGGACCAGGTCAGGCGATTTTCGCCCCGGCCGGCGAGTGGGTGCGCTACAGCACGCCGGGACCGGACGGGGCGGAGTACATCGCGGTGTGTCAACCGGCCTTCTCACCCGAGACCGTTCATCGCGTATCGGAGTAA